The window GGTTCACGTCAGCAAAACCCATGCGGGCGAGAACGGAACGCTCACAGTGAAGGTGCTGGACGAGGAGGGCGGAAGCTACATAGCCGGTGCCCTAGTGGAGCTTGTGGGGCCGGAAGGCGTTTTGACGGAGGCAAAGAGCCTTTCCGACGGAACCGCAAGCCTCGAAGCCCCGGAGGGAGAATACACACTCAGAGTCTCCAAGAAGGCGTATAAAACCGTGGAAAAGACGATCAGACTCAAGGCCGGACGGGAGAGCGAGGTGAAGGTGAACATGCGCAGATTGCCCTACTACTTTGACCTCGAAACCCCAGAACCCTCAAAGAGTGAACCTCTGGGCCAGACCTTCACGTACGCCGTTGTAATCAGAAACCTCGGAAGTGAAGACGACTCCTACTCGCTGAGCCTCACAACTCCAGAGAACTGGGGCGGGATGATAGTTGAGGATCAAAACTCACGGACGGGCGTTGGAAGTGTCTACGTCAAGGCAGGGGAGGAGAAGACGCTCTACGTTATCCTCATACCACCCGACAACGCTAAACTCGGAAACTACACGGCGACTCTAACCGTCAAGTCGAGCGGCAGCGGGGAGGAGAAAAGGGCGGGGCTAACGGCCACGCTCACCGGAAGCTACGGAATAGGGATAAGTCTTGAGAAGTACAGCCTCCGGGCGGATGCGGGTGGAAGAGCGGAAACCAATGTGAGAGTTTACAGCACCGGCACGAGTCCCCTAACTAACGTAAAACTTGAGGTGAAGGCTCCCAAGGGCTGGAGCGTCAGGGTGGAACCTAAGAAGGTTCCAACACTAAAGGGGAACGACGAAGTCGAGTTCACCGTGGAGGTCTTAATCCCAGAGAACGTCGATGCCGGGGACTATGTACTCAACATAAAGGCCGTCAGTGACCAACGGAGCAAAGAAACAAGCGTTAGAGTAACCGTAAAAAAGGGAAGCGGTCAGACGTACATCGGCATCGGAATAATCGTAGGGGCCATCCTCATCCTCGGAATGGTGCTCTGGAGGTACGGAAGGCGGTAGTTCAGGTGTTCAAGTGGGCATCAAACTCTTTACTCTTTTTATAATTTGCATATTTCCTGTCGAGCCGCTTTGCCACGTACGGTCCGTTCTTCCGGTAGCCGAACTTCCGGTAGTAGTTCCTGACGCCGACACCGCTGATGACGAGCATCTTCTTGACATCAAACTCCTCCCTCGCTATCCTCTCAGCCTCCGCAAGGAGTTCCCTTCCATAACCGCGGTGCTGCCACTCATACTTCGGCTTTCCGCCTATCGGCACGAGCGGCCCGTAAATGTGGAGCTCCCTGACTATCGCCGAGGGACAGCAGTTTATCTCCTTCCGATGAGCTTTTTCGCTCGGAATCCTGAGGCGGAGGAAGCCGATTAGGATGTCGTTCTTAACGTCCTCGAAGCTGAGGAAAATCTCCCTTCCTCCGGCGGCATCGTAGTCCTCGCGGAGGAGCCTGATGTGCTCTACCTCGGGCTGGATTCCGAACTTCTCCATCATGTGGCCGACTTCCCTAAAGCGAATCTCCCTCGGTCTTATGCCCCTCTTCACGAGTTCGTTGAAGACGAGCTGACCGAGGTTGGAGTGCTTGACGCCGTCAACGATGAGCTGAACCGGAATGTCGCGCTGGATCCTCATCACCCTGACCCACTTCGGGAAGAGCTTGTAGGCCTCAACGAGGAGTTCAACGGCCTCCTCCGTGCGGTAGGGGCGGTACTTCCCTTCCTTCCACCAGCGGTAGAGCGGCGCATCTGCCGTAACCAGGGTGGGATACACCTTCAGCATGTCCGGTCTTAAGCGGGAGTCCTCGAAAATCGCCCTGAAGGTGTAGAGGTCGCGCTCAAAGTTGCTTCCGGGCAGGCCGGGCATTATGTGGTAGTTGATTTTAAGTCCCGCATCGCGGAGGAGCTGTGTGGCTTTAACTATCTCCCCGACGCCGTGCCCCCTTCTGGTTCTCTCGTGGATGAAGTTGAATATGGTCTGCACTCCAAGTTCAACCCTCGTGGTTCCGAGCTTCAGCATCCTGTCTATGTGCCTCTCGAAGGCCCAGTCCGGGCGGGTCTCGATGGTCAGGCCAACCATCCTCACCTTCGCCTTCTCGTTCTTCCGCTGCTCGTCTTCGAGGTAGTAGTAGGGCTTTGCGTGCGTTTTCTCCCAGGCTTCCTTGAACTCCGGGTCCTCATCAAAGACTGACTTATCCTTCTTCACTATCAGCCTGACGAGCTTCTCCTCAAGGTTCTCTATATCCTTAAAGTGCGGGAAGTCGTTCATCGCCTTGAAGGCGCACTTGACGAACCACTCCTGGTAGTCCAAATCAACGGCCGGGAAGGTTCCGCCCTGGATTATGACCTCCACCTTGTCCACGTCGTGCCCTATGTCGGTGAGCTGCTTCAACCTACGCATCATGATGATGTAGGGATGATAGGCGCTCTGAACGGCCCTCAGGGCGGAGGGTTCCTTTCCGGTGTAGCTCTGGGGGGAGCCGACGCTCGGTCCCCCGGGACAGTAGATGCAGCGCCCATGGGGACACGGGAAGGGCTTGGTCATCATGGCGACCACAGCGACGCCGCTTATCGTTCTCGTCGGCTTTCTCCTGAGCAGATCCCTGAACTCCTCGCGCCTGTCCTCCGGGATGGCCTTGAGGATGTCCGAGTTACCGGGAATCTTTGAGAGATGATACTTCCTGGATACGGCTATCTTATACCTGTTGAGCTCCTC of the Thermococcus sp. 21S7 genome contains:
- a CDS encoding tRNA uridine(34) 5-carboxymethylaminomethyl modification radical SAM/GNAT enzyme Elp3 → MGEGEFRKAVEELARAVMNGEIKGREELNRYKIAVSRKYHLSKIPGNSDILKAIPEDRREEFRDLLRRKPTRTISGVAVVAMMTKPFPCPHGRCIYCPGGPSVGSPQSYTGKEPSALRAVQSAYHPYIIMMRRLKQLTDIGHDVDKVEVIIQGGTFPAVDLDYQEWFVKCAFKAMNDFPHFKDIENLEEKLVRLIVKKDKSVFDEDPEFKEAWEKTHAKPYYYLEDEQRKNEKAKVRMVGLTIETRPDWAFERHIDRMLKLGTTRVELGVQTIFNFIHERTRRGHGVGEIVKATQLLRDAGLKINYHIMPGLPGSNFERDLYTFRAIFEDSRLRPDMLKVYPTLVTADAPLYRWWKEGKYRPYRTEEAVELLVEAYKLFPKWVRVMRIQRDIPVQLIVDGVKHSNLGQLVFNELVKRGIRPREIRFREVGHMMEKFGIQPEVEHIRLLREDYDAAGGREIFLSFEDVKNDILIGFLRLRIPSEKAHRKEINCCPSAIVRELHIYGPLVPIGGKPKYEWQHRGYGRELLAEAERIAREEFDVKKMLVISGVGVRNYYRKFGYRKNGPYVAKRLDRKYANYKKSKEFDAHLNT
- a CDS encoding NEW3 domain-containing protein, which codes for MRKLTGLAFLFLLLTIPLEAATTIGITLHTGQSVVVNGITVEFTDFSGSGQVAFKINGTTRILSFGETVKIASGINMTVGSLKTSEGAVHVVFWGTNLNIKRSPSSVQLETQFPSKVTEPGKKVVFTVTVRNTGDDAFIPLSAEAPFGWNVKIMGGDSEINGVYLKHGESATISVVVTAGQRTGKFPIVLKAGESELSLTVIVRSGGVSISCPYPIKETEAGEDVHFTLHLTSPGAKVLELKAEVPEGWSARFIANGEPIKAVTVEGEAQVTLVISVPSNAPVGDYKVRVRAGDSEETLGVHVSKTHAGENGTLTVKVLDEEGGSYIAGALVELVGPEGVLTEAKSLSDGTASLEAPEGEYTLRVSKKAYKTVEKTIRLKAGRESEVKVNMRRLPYYFDLETPEPSKSEPLGQTFTYAVVIRNLGSEDDSYSLSLTTPENWGGMIVEDQNSRTGVGSVYVKAGEEKTLYVILIPPDNAKLGNYTATLTVKSSGSGEEKRAGLTATLTGSYGIGISLEKYSLRADAGGRAETNVRVYSTGTSPLTNVKLEVKAPKGWSVRVEPKKVPTLKGNDEVEFTVEVLIPENVDAGDYVLNIKAVSDQRSKETSVRVTVKKGSGQTYIGIGIIVGAILILGMVLWRYGRR